The Halalkalibacter krulwichiae genome has a segment encoding these proteins:
- a CDS encoding L-lactate permease — translation MATIIALTPILAVLIFLVFMRMPAMKAMPISLFVTALVAYLFWKVPMVQIAAASIEGILIGLSILYIVLGAILLLNTLQLSGAIDTIRNSFLGISNDRRVQVILIAWLFGAFIEGAAGFGTPAAIAAPLLVALGFPPLAAVVLSLIADSSPVSFGAVGTPVIVGVHQGLQEGASLAPVAALYLGDMAITDFLRMISAQVMRIDVIVGTFMPLILVLLLTRFFGENQSWKEGLAMWKFAIFAGLSFTVPALIVATFIGPEFPAIIGGLSGLVMVLLALKKRWFLPKESWDFGEENSWKAEWFGSIKLEKQNQKSRLPLALAWIPYISLGIILVITRLDILPVKEWLLSFIVGWENILGTEITANFQPLYLPGTVFLIVVIITFFLHRMTVSALKQAINVSSKALIGTAITLFTAVPMVRIFINSGVNEAGLESMPVELAFQASSYLGGAWPMVAPFIGALGSFISGSATFSNMMFSLFQFNVADQSGLDPMLILGLQVLGANAGNMICVVNVVAAASVVGLVGKEGTIIRMTMLPMVYYAGFAGLIGLVIAFL, via the coding sequence ATGGCTACTATTATTGCGTTAACGCCAATCTTGGCCGTTTTGATATTCTTGGTCTTTATGCGTATGCCGGCAATGAAGGCAATGCCGATAAGTCTCTTCGTTACGGCATTAGTTGCATATTTATTTTGGAAAGTGCCAATGGTTCAAATTGCAGCTGCTTCAATTGAGGGGATTTTGATAGGGCTGTCTATCTTATACATTGTCTTAGGTGCCATTTTATTATTGAATACTTTACAATTGAGCGGAGCTATTGACACGATTCGAAACAGTTTTTTAGGGATTAGCAATGATCGCCGCGTTCAAGTCATTTTAATTGCGTGGTTGTTTGGGGCTTTTATTGAAGGTGCCGCAGGATTCGGAACTCCGGCAGCTATTGCAGCTCCTTTACTAGTTGCTTTAGGATTTCCACCGTTAGCGGCAGTTGTTTTATCTCTAATAGCAGATAGTAGCCCTGTTTCATTCGGTGCGGTTGGTACACCTGTAATCGTTGGCGTGCATCAAGGATTACAAGAAGGAGCGTCACTCGCTCCTGTGGCTGCTTTGTATTTAGGGGACATGGCGATAACTGACTTTCTTCGAATGATATCAGCGCAAGTAATGAGGATTGATGTGATTGTTGGAACGTTTATGCCTTTGATTCTTGTTCTTTTATTAACGAGATTTTTCGGTGAGAATCAGTCATGGAAAGAAGGTTTGGCAATGTGGAAGTTTGCGATTTTTGCTGGATTAAGCTTCACAGTTCCAGCATTGATTGTTGCCACCTTTATTGGACCGGAGTTTCCTGCTATCATTGGAGGTTTATCTGGTTTGGTTATGGTTCTTTTGGCGCTTAAGAAACGTTGGTTCTTACCGAAGGAGAGTTGGGATTTTGGTGAAGAGAATTCATGGAAGGCGGAATGGTTTGGGTCAATTAAACTTGAGAAACAGAATCAGAAATCAAGATTGCCATTAGCGCTCGCTTGGATTCCTTATATTTCACTTGGAATTATACTTGTCATTACTCGTCTAGACATTTTACCAGTAAAGGAATGGTTATTGAGCTTCATCGTTGGTTGGGAAAATATTCTTGGCACAGAAATAACAGCTAACTTCCAACCGCTTTATTTACCTGGAACGGTCTTTCTAATTGTAGTTATCATTACTTTTTTCTTACACCGTATGACGGTATCTGCTTTAAAACAAGCAATCAATGTCTCAAGTAAGGCACTTATAGGGACAGCTATTACACTTTTTACAGCAGTGCCAATGGTACGTATATTTATCAATTCTGGTGTGAACGAGGCTGGATTAGAAAGCATGCCTGTTGAACTTGCGTTTCAAGCATCTTCATATTTAGGTGGTGCATGGCCTATGGTTGCCCCATTTATTGGAGCGTTAGGGTCGTTTATATCCGGTAGTGCTACGTTTAGTAATATGATGTTTTCGTTGTTTCAATTTAACGTTGCAGATCAAAGTGGCTTAGACCCAATGCTTATCCTAGGATTACAAGTTCTCGGTGCCAATGCAGGAAATATGATATGTGTTGTGAATGTGGTTGCGGCAGCTTCGGTTGTCGGTCTTGTAGGAAAAGAAGGAACCATTATAAGAATGACAATGTTGCCAATGGTTTATTATGCTGGCTTTGCTGGGTTAATTGGACTCGTTATAGCTTTTCTATAA
- a CDS encoding YfhH family protein — protein MEQQKRFSQMSEYELRQEIARLNEKAKKAEQMGMSSEFAVYERRVLIAKAYLLDPEDFKPGKSYEIEGGSTFEISYLNGYFAWGYRDDTTSLEGIPISLLIKVEGEVE, from the coding sequence ATGGAACAGCAAAAGAGATTTAGTCAGATGTCAGAATACGAGCTCCGTCAAGAAATTGCTCGGTTAAATGAAAAAGCTAAAAAAGCAGAACAAATGGGGATGTCTAGTGAGTTTGCCGTATATGAGCGACGTGTACTGATTGCCAAAGCTTATTTACTAGATCCGGAAGATTTCAAGCCCGGGAAAAGTTATGAAATTGAGGGCGGTTCTACATTTGAAATATCATATTTAAATGGATATTTTGCTTGGGGGTATCGTGATGATACAACATCGTTAGAAGGAATTCCTATTTCTTTACTTATTAAAGTAGAAGGAGAAGTCGAATAA
- a CDS encoding YpzG family protein yields the protein MGKEKQTFEFDSEYRSPFDSPRANPKHASKQIGGETQMSQTDIKVRLHRKAQR from the coding sequence ATGGGTAAGGAGAAACAGACATTTGAATTTGATTCAGAATACAGAAGTCCGTTTGATTCCCCACGTGCTAACCCTAAACATGCTTCAAAGCAAATTGGTGGCGAAACACAAATGAGTCAAACAGATATTAAAGTAAGGCTACACCGAAAAGCTCAACGATAG
- the sspK gene encoding small acid-soluble spore protein K: protein MRNKAKGFPNHIKFEGYSPKDIRNKNESKRADLSINTNPRARMRTTDGDTNN, encoded by the coding sequence ATGCGAAACAAAGCAAAAGGCTTTCCAAATCATATTAAGTTCGAGGGGTACTCACCAAAGGACATCCGAAATAAAAATGAGTCCAAACGAGCTGACTTAAGTATTAATACAAACCCTAGAGCTCGTATGAGAACAACCGATGGTGATACGAACAATTAA
- a CDS encoding YfhJ family protein: MMEDRFKRLTEQLISVNTEISVNQARTWVESLWEDFETTRAKGGWSYKGQDVTEQIVAKWIKQYGPMLHKYTSTKEKFTHLNQDDSLKH, translated from the coding sequence ATGATGGAAGATCGCTTCAAAAGATTAACTGAACAGTTAATATCTGTTAATACTGAAATAAGTGTTAATCAAGCAAGAACATGGGTAGAGAGTTTATGGGAAGACTTTGAGACAACGAGAGCGAAGGGCGGATGGTCCTACAAAGGGCAAGATGTTACAGAACAAATTGTAGCAAAGTGGATAAAGCAGTATGGACCTATGCTTCATAAATACACTTCAACAAAAGAGAAATTTACACATTTAAATCAGGATGATTCATTAAAACATTAA
- a CDS encoding metal-dependent hydrolase: MDTGTHVVMGISLGGLATLDPTIASDPLLPTSVMIATIIGSQAPDFDTVLKLRNNAVYIRNHRGITHSIPAIFIWPLFITGGIILLTPETNWLTVLLWSFIAVFLHIFVDIFNAYGTQALRPFSNKWLALGVINIFDPFIFFSHLVAFAFWALGLPPGRTMLVLYLVLVSYYFWRIIEKRRVVQLAKTLHPDATHVFVSPSIRWSQWHVVIRTRDVLFVTECKNHQIEYFEQYSFDPIPNIPIINAARKDSNLSAFLSFSPTYRWEVEEKGEITEVRFVDLRYRSKGHYPFVAIVQLDQNLSIISSYTGWVFSEETLQKKLNIVTE, from the coding sequence ATGGATACAGGTACTCATGTCGTAATGGGGATATCTTTAGGCGGCTTGGCCACATTAGACCCCACTATAGCAAGTGACCCATTACTCCCTACTTCGGTCATGATTGCCACAATCATTGGCTCTCAAGCTCCAGATTTTGATACAGTATTAAAATTAAGAAATAATGCTGTATATATTCGAAACCATCGTGGAATAACTCATTCCATACCAGCAATCTTTATATGGCCTCTTTTTATTACTGGTGGCATTATTCTTTTAACCCCAGAGACAAATTGGCTAACCGTTTTGCTATGGTCGTTTATCGCTGTTTTTTTACACATTTTTGTTGATATCTTTAATGCTTATGGTACCCAAGCTTTACGACCTTTTTCAAATAAGTGGCTCGCGCTTGGCGTAATCAACATTTTTGATCCTTTTATTTTCTTTAGTCATTTAGTTGCTTTTGCATTTTGGGCCTTAGGGTTACCACCAGGACGAACGATGTTGGTATTATACCTTGTGTTGGTGTCTTATTATTTCTGGAGAATTATAGAAAAAAGACGTGTCGTCCAACTCGCTAAAACCCTTCATCCAGATGCAACACATGTTTTTGTTTCCCCTTCTATTAGATGGAGTCAATGGCATGTTGTCATTCGAACACGTGACGTCTTATTTGTCACGGAATGTAAAAATCATCAAATTGAGTACTTTGAACAATACTCATTTGACCCAATTCCAAATATTCCTATCATCAATGCTGCTAGAAAAGATTCTAATTTATCGGCATTCTTATCCTTTTCTCCAACATATCGCTGGGAAGTTGAAGAAAAGGGGGAGATTACAGAGGTTCGCTTCGTCGATTTACGCTATCGAAGCAAAGGACACTATCCCTTTGTGGCGATTGTTCAATTAGACCAAAATTTATCTATTATTAGTTCGTATACAGGTTGGGTTTTTAGTGAAGAAACATTGCAAAAGAAGTTAAATATTGTAACAGAATAA
- the mutY gene encoding A/G-specific adenine glycosylase: protein MKQELLNDFDITGFQESLVSWFLENQRELPWRESRDAYRVWVSEIMLQQTRVETVIPYYQAFMREFPTAEALAEAEEERILKAWEGLGYYSRVRNLQSAVREVVEKYQGRVPDTRKEISSLKGVGPYTAGAILSIAYGKPEPAVDGNVMRVLSRVFIVEEDIAKPATRKIFETILYDLISKEDPSAFNQGLMELGALICTPTSPGCLLCPVRAYCRANQEGIQSQLPIKSKKKKQTMKHMAAVVVKNQAGEILIEKRPEKGLLARLWQFPNIEVTDQVNHQIALSDFLEKEFDLKIEVQNEVQKVEHVFSHLIWNITVYEAVVINETKKRSGRTFKWVKRNEIEEYAFPVSHQKIIQQTLFVN from the coding sequence GTGAAACAGGAACTTCTTAATGATTTTGACATAACAGGATTTCAGGAAAGTTTAGTTAGTTGGTTTCTAGAAAATCAGAGGGAATTACCTTGGCGTGAATCAAGAGATGCTTATCGCGTATGGGTTTCGGAAATTATGTTACAGCAAACAAGAGTTGAGACGGTTATTCCGTATTACCAAGCATTCATGCGAGAATTTCCTACTGCTGAGGCTTTAGCAGAAGCAGAGGAAGAACGGATTCTAAAAGCATGGGAAGGATTAGGTTATTATTCTCGAGTACGCAATTTACAATCAGCGGTTCGAGAAGTTGTGGAAAAATATCAAGGAAGAGTACCCGATACAAGAAAAGAGATATCCTCGTTAAAAGGCGTAGGCCCTTATACAGCAGGTGCCATACTAAGTATCGCTTATGGAAAGCCTGAGCCGGCAGTTGATGGGAATGTGATGCGTGTCCTTTCAAGGGTTTTTATTGTTGAAGAGGATATTGCAAAACCCGCTACAAGGAAAATTTTCGAGACGATCCTTTATGATCTTATCTCAAAAGAAGACCCCTCTGCATTTAACCAGGGTTTAATGGAACTTGGAGCACTAATCTGTACACCGACATCTCCAGGTTGTTTGCTTTGTCCTGTGAGGGCATATTGCAGGGCCAATCAAGAGGGGATTCAATCGCAACTGCCAATTAAGTCAAAAAAGAAAAAGCAAACAATGAAACATATGGCTGCAGTTGTCGTGAAGAATCAAGCAGGAGAAATTCTCATTGAGAAAAGGCCTGAAAAAGGCTTGTTAGCTCGTTTATGGCAATTTCCCAATATTGAGGTAACCGATCAAGTCAACCATCAGATTGCACTTAGTGACTTCCTAGAAAAGGAATTTGATCTTAAAATAGAAGTACAAAACGAGGTTCAAAAAGTCGAGCATGTCTTCTCTCACTTAATTTGGAATATTACAGTGTATGAAGCTGTAGTTATAAACGAAACGAAAAAGAGGAGTGGCCGAACTTTTAAATGGGTAAAGAGAAATGAAATTGAAGAATATGCTTTTCCTGTTTCTCACCAAAAAATTATTCAACAAACGCTATTTGTAAATTAA
- a CDS encoding SDR family NAD(P)-dependent oxidoreductase: MDLHLNNKVVLVTGGSKGIGLAIAKAFIEEGAKVAIVARGEEDLAKAAATFDGLITIQADLKDELERKQTVQEVINRFGTIDILVNNVGGSNGSTTEETELSLFHEAFDLNYFSAVHFSKLVLPYMKEKKAGSIINISSIFGRESGGKVTYNSAKAAMISFTKSLADEVIKEGIRVNGVAPGSVLHPSGNWQRRLEENPEKIKEFIESEIPGGRFGTVEEIANVVVFLASEQANWVVGATLNVDGGQSKSNF; encoded by the coding sequence TTGGATTTACACTTGAATAACAAAGTTGTTCTAGTAACAGGGGGATCTAAAGGTATTGGACTTGCAATTGCAAAAGCTTTCATCGAGGAAGGTGCTAAAGTAGCGATTGTTGCAAGGGGAGAAGAAGATTTGGCAAAAGCAGCGGCTACATTTGATGGTCTTATTACGATTCAAGCTGATTTAAAAGACGAGCTTGAGCGTAAACAAACCGTTCAAGAAGTTATTAACCGTTTCGGAACAATTGACATTCTTGTAAATAATGTAGGTGGAAGCAATGGGTCTACAACTGAAGAAACTGAACTTTCTTTATTCCATGAAGCTTTTGACCTAAATTACTTCTCAGCTGTGCATTTCAGTAAATTAGTGTTGCCTTATATGAAAGAGAAGAAGGCAGGAAGCATCATTAACATCTCTTCCATCTTTGGCCGTGAATCTGGAGGTAAAGTAACTTACAACAGTGCCAAAGCAGCCATGATCAGTTTTACTAAATCGTTAGCTGATGAAGTCATTAAAGAGGGAATTCGTGTAAATGGTGTTGCTCCTGGGTCTGTTTTACACCCTTCAGGAAATTGGCAAAGAAGGCTTGAAGAAAATCCAGAGAAAATAAAGGAATTTATCGAAAGTGAAATACCTGGTGGTCGCTTTGGGACGGTAGAAGAAATTGCAAATGTTGTTGTTTTTTTAGCATCTGAACAAGCAAATTGGGTAGTTGGAGCAACATTAAATGTTGATGGCGGTCAATCTAAATCAAATTTCTGA
- a CDS encoding NADPH:quinone reductase, whose protein sequence is MKAVIYESYGDPQVLKVADVPKPVIKENEVLIKVKASGVNPVDTYFRKGIRQVNSFPHIPHFDLAGEVAEVGATVTTIKVGDRVWATNAKEASAEYAAVPADLVFPLPNELHFQDGAALAMPFMTAYLSLFNRGQLKEDETVLIYGGAGAVGHAAIQLAKKNGATVIATASNQEKAKIVKEVGADEVIVYTSEDLVEKVMQFTNQKGVSLILDMSLSENLEKDLEIITIGGRIITIGSPANNTPPLLWRQLNMKHASLIGVFLFTAPLKELLTAGNAISEGFASGHFQSHIGKVVPFHSPEKAHAALESKEFDGRIILNHELSI, encoded by the coding sequence TTGAAAGCGGTTATTTATGAATCATATGGTGATCCACAAGTATTAAAGGTAGCAGATGTGCCAAAACCTGTTATAAAAGAAAATGAAGTTCTTATCAAAGTAAAAGCTAGTGGGGTAAACCCTGTTGATACCTATTTTAGAAAGGGGATTCGCCAGGTCAATTCATTCCCTCACATCCCTCATTTTGATTTGGCTGGAGAAGTTGCGGAAGTTGGAGCAACTGTAACAACTATTAAAGTGGGTGATCGGGTGTGGGCGACAAATGCGAAAGAGGCTTCCGCTGAATACGCTGCCGTTCCTGCTGATCTCGTTTTTCCACTACCAAATGAGCTGCACTTTCAAGACGGAGCAGCACTGGCGATGCCATTCATGACTGCGTATTTATCACTCTTTAATCGAGGTCAACTGAAAGAAGATGAGACAGTCTTAATATACGGCGGTGCTGGTGCAGTCGGACATGCTGCCATTCAGCTTGCAAAGAAAAATGGGGCAACCGTAATTGCTACAGCAAGTAACCAAGAAAAAGCTAAAATCGTGAAAGAAGTCGGAGCCGATGAAGTCATCGTCTATACATCAGAAGACCTTGTTGAAAAGGTTATGCAGTTCACAAATCAAAAAGGCGTTTCACTTATTTTAGACATGTCACTTAGCGAAAACTTAGAAAAGGATCTTGAAATAATTACTATCGGAGGTCGAATAATTACAATTGGATCTCCAGCTAATAACACGCCTCCGTTATTATGGAGACAACTTAACATGAAGCATGCTTCATTAATTGGAGTTTTTCTTTTCACAGCACCGCTTAAAGAATTGCTAACAGCAGGTAATGCAATTTCTGAAGGTTTCGCTTCAGGTCATTTCCAATCACATATTGGAAAAGTAGTACCTTTCCATTCTCCTGAGAAAGCTCATGCAGCTTTAGAATCAAAAGAATTCGATGGCCGAATTATTCTGAATCATGAATTGTCTATCTAA
- a CDS encoding cytosolic protein codes for MYVGRDMTELSMMSIDQWTDKELAYFHHGLQQMTPYLNVEGVTIHREIIREIEARGGLHQEATWTQGTKPHYD; via the coding sequence ATGTATGTAGGAAGAGATATGACAGAGCTATCTATGATGTCAATAGATCAATGGACCGATAAGGAATTAGCTTATTTCCACCATGGGCTTCAGCAAATGACTCCTTACTTAAATGTAGAAGGTGTAACCATTCACCGCGAGATCATCCGTGAAATCGAAGCACGTGGAGGACTTCATCAAGAAGCAACTTGGACACAAGGAACGAAGCCTCATTATGATTAA
- a CDS encoding gamma-type small acid-soluble spore protein, which produces MDRQQQQASKTNAQQVRRQNAASAQGADTEFASETDVQEVRQQNAQSQARKQQNSSRQQ; this is translated from the coding sequence ATGGATAGACAACAACAACAAGCGTCTAAAACAAACGCACAACAAGTTAGAAGACAAAACGCTGCTTCTGCACAAGGTGCAGATACAGAATTCGCGAGCGAAACTGATGTACAAGAAGTACGTCAGCAAAATGCTCAGTCTCAAGCTCGCAAGCAGCAAAACTCTTCAAGACAACAGTAA
- the ntdP gene encoding nucleoside tri-diphosphate phosphatase, translated as MNFPKVGSNIEIHSYKHNGLIHRIWEETIVLKGTSKVVIGGNDRILVKESDGRNWRTREPAICYFDSEQWFNTIGMIRSDGIYYYCNLGSPFTWDNEALKYIDYDLDIKVFPDMTFKLLDEDEYELHRKQMNYPPAVDDILKRSVDELISWIHQRKGPFAPQFVENWYERFLQYR; from the coding sequence ATGAATTTTCCCAAAGTAGGAAGCAATATTGAAATCCATAGCTACAAGCATAATGGGTTGATTCATCGCATTTGGGAAGAAACAATCGTGCTTAAAGGGACGTCAAAGGTTGTAATTGGAGGAAATGACCGAATTCTCGTAAAGGAGTCGGATGGAAGAAATTGGAGAACTCGTGAACCGGCTATATGCTACTTTGATTCCGAACAGTGGTTTAATACGATTGGTATGATTCGCTCAGACGGGATCTATTACTATTGCAACCTTGGTTCACCTTTTACTTGGGATAATGAAGCTTTAAAGTATATTGATTATGACCTTGATATAAAGGTGTTCCCAGACATGACCTTTAAGCTCTTAGATGAAGATGAATATGAATTACATCGTAAGCAAATGAATTATCCACCGGCTGTAGATGATATTCTCAAACGAAGTGTCGATGAATTAATCTCTTGGATTCACCAAAGAAAAGGGCCGTTCGCCCCTCAATTTGTTGAGAATTGGTATGAACGTTTCTTGCAATATCGTTAA
- a CDS encoding ABC transporter ATP-binding protein: MDSIKRYMAFVKPYWKEIIITILIGILKFGIPLLMPLVMMYVIDDIIFAEAMNQDEKITLLLQIMVIMFVIFVVIRPPVEYYRQYFAQWIGSKVLYDIRDQLFTHIQKLSLKFYSNRKVGEIISRVIHDVEQTKNFVITGLMNIWLDLITIIIAIIIMLNLNVWLTLVAISMFPFYGFSVKYFYARLRGLTRTRSQALAEVQGHLHERVQGMSVIRSFALEEHEQTQFAKRNTHFLNRAIDHTKWNAKTFAVVNTITDIAPLLVIFAAGYFVIIGNLEVGAMTAFVLYMERLYGPLRRLINSSTTLTQAIASMDRVFEFVDEKYDIEDEPQAKPLTRAKGQLEFRNVTFQYNEEDKPVLKNINLHISQGETIAFVGMSGGGKSTIISLIPRFYDVSLGQILLDGSDIRNYKVRTLRDNIGMVLQDNILFSDSVKQNILMGRPGATDEEVIAAAQAANAHEFILGLPKGYDTEVGERGVKLSGGQKQRVAIARVFLKNPPILIFDEATSALDLESEHFIQEALEKLAKDRTTFIVAHRLSTITHADRIVVIENGEIVEEGSHEELMKREGSYKKLFDVQQLH, translated from the coding sequence CTGGATAGCATAAAACGCTATATGGCTTTCGTCAAGCCATATTGGAAAGAAATTATTATTACGATTTTAATTGGGATTTTGAAATTTGGGATTCCTTTATTAATGCCATTAGTGATGATGTATGTCATTGATGATATTATTTTCGCGGAAGCGATGAATCAGGATGAGAAAATTACTCTACTGTTACAAATTATGGTTATTATGTTTGTTATTTTCGTTGTCATACGCCCGCCGGTTGAGTATTATCGTCAATACTTTGCGCAATGGATAGGTAGTAAAGTGTTATATGATATTAGAGATCAATTGTTTACTCATATCCAGAAGTTAAGTTTAAAGTTTTACTCAAATCGAAAAGTAGGAGAAATTATTTCTCGTGTGATTCATGATGTCGAGCAAACTAAGAACTTTGTCATTACTGGTTTAATGAACATTTGGCTTGATTTAATAACGATCATAATTGCGATTATTATTATGTTGAATTTAAATGTATGGCTCACACTTGTTGCAATATCCATGTTTCCTTTCTATGGATTTTCAGTGAAATATTTCTATGCACGATTACGTGGCCTAACTAGAACCCGCTCTCAAGCACTTGCTGAAGTCCAAGGTCATTTACACGAAAGAGTGCAAGGAATGAGTGTTATTCGCAGTTTTGCTCTAGAAGAACATGAGCAAACACAATTTGCGAAGCGTAACACTCATTTTCTGAATCGAGCTATCGATCATACGAAGTGGAATGCCAAGACTTTTGCCGTTGTAAATACAATTACTGATATAGCACCTTTACTAGTTATATTTGCTGCAGGTTACTTCGTCATTATTGGAAATTTAGAAGTTGGGGCAATGACGGCTTTTGTTCTCTATATGGAGAGGTTGTATGGACCGTTACGTCGACTCATTAATTCCTCTACGACATTAACTCAAGCAATCGCTTCAATGGATCGTGTGTTTGAATTTGTTGATGAGAAATATGATATTGAAGATGAACCTCAGGCGAAACCTTTAACAAGAGCAAAAGGACAGTTAGAGTTTCGCAATGTCACTTTTCAATATAATGAAGAAGACAAACCTGTATTAAAAAATATCAACTTACATATTTCGCAAGGGGAAACGATTGCCTTTGTTGGAATGAGTGGTGGAGGCAAAAGTACAATTATTAGCCTCATTCCGCGTTTTTATGATGTTTCTCTAGGTCAGATCTTATTAGATGGAAGTGATATTCGAAATTATAAAGTTCGAACGTTACGAGATAATATCGGTATGGTACTGCAAGACAATATACTATTCAGTGATTCTGTAAAACAAAATATCTTAATGGGGAGACCTGGAGCTACAGATGAAGAGGTTATTGCGGCAGCTCAGGCTGCCAATGCCCATGAATTTATTTTAGGGTTACCTAAAGGCTACGATACAGAGGTCGGGGAAAGAGGCGTTAAGCTTTCTGGTGGACAAAAGCAACGTGTAGCTATTGCGAGGGTCTTCTTAAAGAATCCACCTATATTAATTTTTGATGAAGCGACATCGGCGCTTGACCTTGAAAGCGAGCATTTTATTCAAGAAGCTCTTGAGAAGCTTGCAAAAGACCGAACAACTTTTATTGTGGCACACCGTTTATCTACAATTACGCATGCAGATCGAATTGTCGTCATTGAAAATGGGGAAATTGTTGAAGAAGGAAGCCATGAAGAATTAATGAAGCGTGAAGGAAGTTATAAGAAGCTATTTGATGTGCAACAACTACACTAG
- a CDS encoding FUSC family protein yields MKLGARIFKTGLAVMLSLYLAMWFNLEPPLFAALAAAIAVQPSLYRTFQTILEQVQANIIGAILAVIFVMTFGHDPFVVGLVVILAISIILKVRLEPTTIPLAIVTVIIIMESPTDDFIQFATGRFALVILGVLAAFIINLLFIPPRYETKLYHKLLKATEDMNQWTMLFIRNAADHRALKKDLIRLEEKMVKLENLFLLYKEERNYFLKSKYGKARKVVLYRQMLITAKKSLYLLKNLERRAEELSIMPEETHKKFEKQLDYLTTYHDRILLRYIGKVHSNHSEDLIENMNKGKEDLMKFYISLQDQPCIAYDQWLHLLPAVSQMIEYQEQLEHLDHLVDSFFNYHQEQNEVKIETQDDE; encoded by the coding sequence ATGAAACTTGGAGCTCGTATATTTAAAACAGGGCTTGCTGTGATGCTATCACTATATTTAGCTATGTGGTTTAATTTAGAACCACCCTTATTTGCAGCATTGGCTGCAGCAATCGCTGTTCAACCATCTTTGTATCGCACATTTCAAACGATATTAGAACAAGTCCAAGCAAATATTATCGGTGCAATCTTAGCTGTTATTTTCGTGATGACATTTGGCCATGACCCTTTTGTTGTAGGGCTAGTTGTTATTTTGGCCATTTCAATCATTCTGAAAGTCAGACTTGAACCTACTACTATCCCACTCGCAATTGTAACTGTCATTATTATTATGGAAAGTCCAACAGATGACTTTATACAATTTGCAACAGGTCGATTTGCTTTAGTTATTCTAGGGGTATTAGCAGCATTTATTATTAATTTACTTTTTATCCCTCCGAGGTATGAAACAAAGCTTTATCACAAACTTCTCAAAGCAACAGAAGACATGAATCAATGGACAATGTTGTTTATACGGAATGCCGCAGACCATCGCGCCCTAAAGAAAGACTTAATTAGATTAGAAGAAAAGATGGTAAAGCTAGAGAATTTATTTTTGCTATACAAAGAAGAAAGAAACTATTTCTTGAAAAGTAAGTACGGAAAAGCAAGGAAAGTTGTACTTTATCGGCAGATGCTAATTACCGCAAAGAAGTCATTGTACCTATTAAAGAATCTTGAGAGGCGAGCCGAAGAGTTGTCAATCATGCCGGAAGAAACTCATAAAAAATTCGAAAAACAACTCGATTACCTTACTACTTATCACGATCGGATCTTACTTAGGTATATCGGAAAAGTTCATTCAAATCATTCAGAGGATTTAATTGAGAACATGAACAAAGGAAAAGAAGACCTTATGAAATTTTATATTAGCTTACAAGATCAACCTTGCATTGCTTATGATCAGTGGCTTCATCTTCTTCCAGCCGTTTCCCAAATGATTGAATATCAAGAGCAACTCGAACATCTCGATCATTTAGTTGATAGCTTTTTTAACTATCACCAGGAACAAAATGAAGTAAAGATTGAGACACAGGACGATGAATAA